A window from Nycticebus coucang isolate mNycCou1 chromosome X, mNycCou1.pri, whole genome shotgun sequence encodes these proteins:
- the LOC128578170 gene encoding LOW QUALITY PROTEIN: DDB1- and CUL4-associated factor 8-like (The sequence of the model RefSeq protein was modified relative to this genomic sequence to represent the inferred CDS: inserted 1 base in 1 codon; substituted 1 base at 1 genomic stop codon), translating into MSHQEGATGGLPDLEDRSLLGSHEERSGEMAGREACLDNEMEALSLGLTRDGEGPEMVISPRDASTDTESSIEDIDIDDLEDFGHFSMNNKTVFHHYLEEGEERKEEVEKEAEAEAEEEEETGAEEEAGEELQVCVQGSEADREQQTSSDEDQALEEWVSSETLALPLPRWQVVTALQERQRGSSSRFAYGACGARAFVQRFHLQHGLEGHVSCVNTVHFNQCGTWLVSSSDDLRVIMWDWVHQWPILDFESGHKNNVFQAKFLPYSGDSTLAMCARDGQVRVAELSAVPYCRNTNYVAQHRGASHKLALEPDSPFKFLTSGEDAVVFTIDLRQGKLASKVVIMKEKEKKMGLYATYMNPANTYQFAVGGRDQFVRIYDQRKINESENNGVFKKFCPHHXMNCDSKAITCVVYSHDGTELLASYNDDDIYLFNSSYSDGAEYIKRYKGHRNNATVKGVNFYGSRSEFIMSGSDCGHIFLWEKIILSLQFLEGDKGGAVNCLEPQPYLPVMATSGLDHDVKIWAPIAKDSTELIGLKNVIKNNKLEXDEDSLHHTNLFDSHMLWFLMHHQRHWGGPEVEVSDEELSESSSTSDTSVEEESQDGVQCLPS; encoded by the exons ATGTCCCACCAAGAGGGTGCCACAGGTGGCCTACCAGACTTAGAAGACAGAAGCCTTCTTGGCAGCCACGAGGAGAGATCTGGAGAAATGGCGGGGAGGGAAGCATGCTTAGACAATGAAATGGAGGCCCTGAGTCTGGGATTGACCAGAGATGGTGAGGGTCCAGAAATGGTGATTTCCCCCAGGGATGCTAGCACAGACACAGAAAGTTCAATTGAAGACATTGACATTGATGACCTGGAGGACTTTGGCCATTTCTCTATGAATAATAAAACTGTGTTCCATCACTACctagaggaaggggaggagagaaaggaggaagtagagaaggaggcagaggcagaggcagaggaggaggaggagacagggGCAGAGGAAGAAGCGGGAGAGGAGCTTCAGGTGTGTGTACAGGGCAGTGAGGCCGACCGTGAGCAACAGACTTCATCAGATGAAGATCAGGCCCTGGAGGAATGGGTATCCTCAGAGACATTGGCCCTGCCCCTACCTCGCTGGCAAGTTGTCACTGCTCTTCAGGAGCGGCAGCGGGGTTCAAGCTCCCGCTTTGCATATGGGGCCTGTGGGGCAAGAGCTTTTGTGCAGCGTTTCCACCTGCAGCATGGTCTTGAAGGTCATGTCAGTTGTGTGAATACTGTGCACTTTAACCAGTGTGGCACCTGGCTGGTCAGTAGCAGTGATGATCTGAGGGTGATAATGTGGGACTGGGTGCACCAGTGGCCAATACTGGACTTTGAGAGTGGTCACAAAAATAACGTCTTTCAGGCAAAGTTCCTTCCATACAGTGGTGATTCCACCCTAGCCATGTGTGCCCGTGATGGACAAGTACGAGTAGCAGAACTATCTGCTGTCCCATACTGCAGGAATACTAACTATGTAGCGCAGCATAGGGGAGCCTCCCACAAActggctctggagccagactcccCTTTTAAGTTCTTAACATCAGGTGAAGATGCAGTTGTCTTTACTATTGACCTCAGACAAGGCAAGCTGGCTTCAAAAGTGGtgataatgaaagagaaagagaagaaaatgggaCTGTATGCAACCTATATGAATCCTGCCAATACCTACCAATTTGCAGTGGGTGGACGAGATCAGTTTGTAAGAATTTATGACCAGAGAAAAATTAATGAGAGTGAGAATAATGGAGTCTTTAAGAAATTCTGTCCTCATC TGATGAACTGTGACTCCAAAGCAATCACCTGTGTTGTGTACAGCCACGATGGCACAGAGCTTCTGGCCAGCtataatgatgatgatatttaCCTCTTCAATTCCTCTTACAGTGATGGTGCTGAATATATTAAGAGATACAAGGGGCACAGAAATAATGCCACAGTCAAAGGTGTCAATTTCTATGGCTCTAGGAGTGAGTTTATAATGAGCGGTAGTGATTGTGGGCACATCTTTCTCTGGGAAAAAATCATCCTCTCACTTCAATTCCTAGAGGGGGACAAGGGAGGTGCAGTAAACTGTCTTGAACCTCAACCTTATCTACCTGTGATGGCAACTAGTGGCCTAGACCATGATGTCAAGATCTGGGCACCCATAGCAAAAGATTCCACTGAGCTTATTGGGTTAAAGAATGTGATTAAGAATAACAAGCTGGAATGAGATGAAGATAGCTTGCACCACACCAATCTGTTTGACAGTCACATGCTGTGGTTCCTTATGCATCACCAGCGGCACTGGGGAGGTCCTGAAGTCGAGGTGTCAGATGAAGAGCTGTCTGAGTCTTCCAGTACCTCAGATACATCGGTGGAGGAAGAGAGCCAAGATGGAGTGCAGTGCTTGCCGTCCTGA